From a region of the Paenibacillus sp. FSL R10-2734 genome:
- a CDS encoding helix-turn-helix transcriptional regulator has product MSQEALGEKGGFLFSYIGQIEHGEKNVSLLNLHKIAESLEVNLVQLFAYQNEEFMVTSTESDIQDIVGMLRDANDEKIRVAKNVLKELL; this is encoded by the coding sequence ATGTCTCAGGAGGCGCTTGGGGAGAAAGGCGGATTTCTTTTTTCATACATAGGGCAGATTGAGCATGGTGAGAAGAACGTTTCTTTATTGAATTTACATAAGATAGCGGAATCGCTTGAAGTTAATTTAGTTCAGCTGTTTGCGTATCAGAATGAAGAGTTTATGGTTACCTCAACTGAGAGCGATATTCAGGATATTGTAGGTATGCTTCGTGACGCTAATGATGAGAAGATACGCGTGGCGAAAAATGTACTTAAAGAATTATTATGA
- a CDS encoding restriction endonuclease — protein MTSFIGFIVVMIILSILTGMMQGTKKKKRGRSTGKRKSAVKKSSNKSAKTTFNRSSTTCRPDDVLLRTPLDKINGAEFERLLCLYFKDQGYTVKEVGVGGKDGGVDLVIVDKRGEKTAVQAKCYADHNKVQVMTVRELVGAKRNHDCILSLLVTTSDLTADAKREAEQFKVDYWHGGLVENKLRSWGKWQPVKTKAKPKRAAGSTVKDVTCACGAPMVQRKNKEGTIFWGCSNYPSCRKTRAI, from the coding sequence ATGACATCATTTATCGGATTTATAGTAGTTATGATCATATTATCCATCTTAACTGGGATGATGCAGGGGACTAAGAAGAAGAAGAGAGGACGCAGTACGGGCAAGCGGAAATCTGCTGTTAAGAAAAGCAGTAACAAAAGTGCGAAAACGACTTTTAACCGTTCTTCAACAACGTGCAGACCTGACGATGTACTTTTAAGAACACCTTTGGATAAAATCAATGGTGCTGAGTTTGAGCGATTGTTGTGCCTGTACTTCAAGGATCAAGGCTATACTGTTAAAGAAGTAGGAGTAGGGGGCAAGGATGGTGGTGTAGATTTGGTCATTGTCGATAAACGCGGCGAGAAAACTGCAGTTCAAGCCAAATGTTACGCTGACCATAACAAAGTCCAGGTAATGACTGTCCGCGAGCTGGTAGGTGCTAAAAGAAATCATGACTGCATCCTGTCTCTGCTGGTCACTACGTCCGATCTTACAGCGGATGCGAAGCGGGAGGCGGAGCAATTCAAGGTTGATTACTGGCATGGTGGTCTCGTCGAAAATAAGCTTCGGTCTTGGGGGAAATGGCAGCCTGTCAAAACTAAAGCAAAACCAAAAAGGGCCGCTGGTTCTACAGTTAAAGATGTAACCTGTGCATGTGGGGCTCCAATGGTTCAACGTAAGAATAAGGAAGGTACTATATTCTGGGGCTGCAGTAATTATCCGAGCTGCCGAAAGACCAGGGCTATATAG
- a CDS encoding DUF3656 domain-containing protein, with protein sequence MTELLAPAGNMEALKAAISNGCDAIYLGMQKFGARAYSSNFDLESLKEAVTYAHLRNVKIYVAMNTIVFENEVEEMKEQIHELNKIGVDGIIVQDLTAFDYIVKNFLDMEAHCSTQMGIDDLDGTLLFKELGAKRVVLSREVEIEKVKEIKRIAEIPLEIFVHGALCVSYSGNCLMSGLIGYRCANRGRCVGSCRKEYELMDKTTDTSLGKNYILSTKDLNTIDYIHDLKEIDSLKIEGRMKVPTYVANVVSKYRMALDNKITEEDKENLKKTFNRTFTKGYLFHEDKRNITNILRPNNFGYEIGTISKIVKDMYEITLTRTLNQNDTIRISHNNEDVNLTVAKLYDKEGELINKADDVCYIKIKEKMSMGDVVYKTKDYFYSKELESSLEKEFKRFNLDIRVYASPDSKLFIDAEGLGFNYFYESEEILGEAINNPTTKDQVIKQFSRLNETIFELNHVDFEECNAFIPAKLLNAARRDIVLGLYDLKLNSQKKRTKALKAKEKISFAPEKPYLTASVTTKEQYDACVSCGIKEIYFENVVRRNQNRYKKKEGQLLIGGYGGIYHYRETNPFVTDYSLNVVNATSCYELYKLGAKRVTLSYELNKSQIEDLMNAYYEENGGYPALEMIVYGETPLMFTKYCPMKKMNQCRICKTKSYELKDEHGTFPIISHNDCTTTILNGKTLNLLDELQNIKGIEALRLNFTVESKEQVVKVINMASGKLNGSMNNAVFNQETDTRGHFNKEIV encoded by the coding sequence ATGACTGAATTATTAGCTCCAGCAGGAAATATGGAAGCTTTAAAAGCTGCAATTTCTAATGGTTGTGATGCAATATACTTAGGAATGCAAAAATTTGGTGCACGTGCATACTCATCTAATTTTGATTTAGAATCGTTAAAAGAGGCTGTTACGTATGCGCACCTGAGGAACGTTAAAATCTATGTTGCAATGAATACCATCGTTTTTGAAAACGAAGTTGAAGAGATGAAAGAGCAGATACACGAATTAAATAAAATCGGTGTTGATGGAATTATTGTCCAGGACCTGACTGCTTTTGATTATATCGTTAAAAACTTTCTTGATATGGAAGCACATTGTTCAACTCAAATGGGAATAGACGATTTAGACGGAACTTTATTATTTAAAGAACTTGGTGCTAAAAGAGTTGTTCTGTCCCGTGAGGTTGAGATTGAAAAAGTAAAAGAGATCAAAAGAATAGCTGAAATACCTTTAGAAATTTTCGTTCACGGTGCTTTATGTGTATCTTATTCGGGAAACTGTCTAATGTCAGGATTAATCGGCTATCGATGTGCAAATCGCGGAAGATGTGTGGGTTCATGCCGTAAGGAGTATGAACTAATGGATAAGACAACAGATACATCTTTAGGAAAAAACTATATTCTATCTACTAAGGACTTAAACACGATCGATTATATCCATGATTTAAAAGAAATCGATTCTTTAAAAATAGAAGGTCGAATGAAAGTACCTACGTATGTTGCTAATGTTGTATCAAAATATCGCATGGCCTTAGATAATAAAATTACCGAAGAAGATAAAGAAAATCTGAAAAAAACATTCAATAGAACATTTACTAAAGGGTATTTGTTTCACGAAGATAAGAGAAATATTACAAACATCTTAAGACCTAATAACTTCGGTTATGAAATTGGAACAATTAGCAAGATTGTTAAAGACATGTATGAAATAACACTTACACGTACTTTAAATCAAAACGATACAATCAGAATAAGTCACAACAATGAAGATGTTAATTTAACGGTTGCAAAACTGTACGATAAAGAGGGCGAATTAATCAACAAAGCAGATGATGTCTGCTATATCAAAATCAAAGAAAAGATGTCTATGGGAGATGTAGTATATAAAACGAAGGATTATTTCTATTCCAAAGAATTAGAATCATCACTGGAAAAAGAATTTAAGCGGTTTAACCTAGATATTAGAGTGTATGCATCTCCAGATTCAAAGCTTTTCATAGATGCGGAGGGCTTAGGCTTTAATTATTTTTATGAAAGCGAGGAAATACTAGGCGAAGCCATTAATAATCCAACAACGAAAGACCAGGTAATAAAGCAATTTTCAAGATTAAATGAGACTATATTCGAACTTAATCATGTGGATTTTGAGGAATGCAATGCATTTATTCCAGCTAAACTGTTAAATGCAGCAAGAAGAGATATTGTACTGGGCTTATATGACTTAAAGCTTAACAGCCAAAAGAAAAGAACCAAGGCTTTGAAAGCAAAAGAGAAAATAAGCTTTGCCCCTGAAAAACCATACCTTACGGCCTCTGTAACGACTAAGGAACAGTATGATGCTTGCGTGAGCTGTGGAATTAAGGAAATCTATTTTGAAAATGTTGTTAGAAGAAATCAGAATCGTTATAAGAAAAAAGAAGGGCAGCTACTAATCGGCGGATATGGTGGAATTTATCACTACAGAGAAACGAATCCGTTTGTTACGGACTATTCTCTAAATGTTGTTAATGCTACTAGTTGCTATGAATTATATAAATTAGGTGCAAAACGAGTCACTTTATCTTATGAATTGAATAAGAGCCAAATTGAAGATTTAATGAATGCCTATTATGAAGAAAATGGCGGCTATCCTGCGCTGGAAATGATTGTATATGGAGAGACTCCTTTGATGTTTACAAAATATTGTCCAATGAAAAAAATGAATCAATGCAGAATTTGCAAAACGAAGAGCTATGAGTTAAAAGATGAGCACGGAACGTTCCCTATCATTTCCCATAATGATTGTACAACGACTATCCTTAATGGGAAGACGCTTAATCTTTTAGATGAGCTACAAAACATCAAAGGAATCGAGGCATTGAGATTAAACTTCACAGTTGAATCAAAAGAGCAGGTTGTGAAAGTCATTAATATGGCGTCAGGTAAATTAAACGGCTCAATGAATAATGCTGTCTTTAATCAGGAAACAGACACAAGAGGACATTTTAATAAAGAGATTGTGTAG